One stretch of Arthrobacter polaris DNA includes these proteins:
- a CDS encoding glycosyltransferase family 4 protein — protein sequence MAAKPLKVVVATRLYAPEVGAAAFRLKALVDGLVEQGADVTVLTTALPDGAQVFKPAYKLSRWPVLRDAGGYVRGYVQYLSFDIPAFFRLLANPADVVVSEPPPTTGVVVALSSMIRRRPYVYYAADIWTEAMSAMDVPSAVKRLMGAVEGFVLRHAATVIAVSEPVAEQVAKFKVPAERIVVVGNGIDTNIFTPVGSRXAANGPYFIYTGTMSEWQGADIXVQALPLVREQYPDAQIGFFGQGTDEDHLKEVAAALVPDGVHFGGVVSPTTVAQWIRGAAGALVSIKPGQGYDFAKPTKIYAAAGCGTXVIFAGEGAGAQIVEAGGLXFSARYDPQSVAAAMIQILADPAPLSTQNRDARVDWVAQNASLSASXRVAAAAVIQANT from the coding sequence GTGGCAGCAAAACCGCTGAAAGTGGTGGTAGCCACCAGGCTATACGCCCCAGAAGTGGGCGCTGCGGCTTTCCGGCTCAAAGCACTTGTTGACGGGCTTGTTGAACAAGGCGCCGATGTCACAGTCCTGACCACCGCGCTCCCGGATGGTGCACAGGTATTCAAACCTGCTTATAAGCTCAGTAGGTGGCCTGTGCTCCGTGATGCTGGCGGGTATGTCCGTGGCTATGTGCAGTACCTCAGCTTTGACATCCCAGCGTTCTTTAGACTGTTAGCGAACCCTGCTGATGTGGTGGTTTCTGAACCTCCGCCCACCACTGGCGTTGTGGTGGCACTGTCCTCGATGATCCGCCGTCGGCCCTATGTCTACTATGCGGCCGATATTTGGACTGAAGCGATGTCCGCGATGGATGTGCCTTCCGCGGTGAAACGGCTCATGGGAGCTGTTGAGGGTTTCGTGTTGCGCCATGCAGCCACAGTTATTGCCGTCTCAGAGCCGGTGGCTGAACAGGTTGCGAAGTTCAAAGTACCCGCAGAGCGCATTGTTGTTGTGGGTAACGGTATTGATACAAATATTTTCACCCCCGTGGGAAGTCGCTNNGCTGCCAACGGGCCGTATTTTATCTACACAGGAACAATGAGTGAATGGCAGGGTGCAGATATTNTTGTCCAAGCACTGCCACTGGTCCGGGAGCAATATCCTGATGCGCAGATCGGGTTCTTTGGCCAAGGCACTGATGAAGACCACCTGAAAGAGGTAGCTGCGGCGCTAGTTCCAGACGGTGTCCACTTTGGTGGCGTAGTTTCTCCAACCACGGTGGCGCAGTGGATCCGGGGTGCCGCTGGAGCACTTGTCAGTATTAAACCTGGCCAAGGCTATGATTTTGCCAAGCCCACCAAGATCTATGCTGCAGCAGGCTGCGGCACCNCTGTCATCTTCGCTGGCGAGGGTGCCGGAGCGCAGATTGTTGAGGCAGGCGGATTGNGGTTTTCTGCCCGCTATGATCCGCAAAGCGTCGCTGCCGCAATGATCCAGATTTTGGCTGATCCAGCTCCCTTATCAACTCAAAACAGGGATGCACGGGTTGACTGGGTAGCGCAGAACGCTTCGCTGTCTGCCTCGNGGAGAGTCGCCGCTGCTGCGGTGATCCAGGCGAACACATAA
- a CDS encoding Gfo/Idh/MocA family protein, whose protein sequence is MANLRVGLIGLGMMGRHHARVIREVEGIELVAVADAYGDPHGVAKELPVLGSVQELIAAGLDMAVAAVPTGMHEEVGLALAEAGIHTLVEKPIAASAPAGQRLVDAFAAKGLVGAVGHIERFNPALQSLRKRIADGELGEVYQIATRRQGPFXARIADVGVVKDLGTHDIDLTAWLAQSRFESIFAQTTTRSGRXHEDMVAATGKLANGVITNHLVNWLSPMKERLTIVTGEXGAFVADTVTADLTFXENGTVATQWDSMAAFRGVSEGNVTRLAIAKPEPLRTEHEAFRDAVLGLSNNIVTMVQGQDTLVVAEAVLESSRTNNNVRIRS, encoded by the coding sequence ATGGCAAATCTGCGTGTTGGGCTCATTGGTCTGGGGATGATGGGCCGCCACCATGCCCGGGTGATTCGCGAAGTGGAGGGCATTGAGCTGGTTGCTGTGGCGGACGCCTACGGCGATCCCCACGGCGTTGCCAAGGAACTACCCGTGCTGGGCAGTGTGCAAGAGCTCATCGCTGCCGGCCTGGACATGGCTGTTGCTGCCGTGCCCACAGGCATGCACGAAGAAGTTGGACTTGCCCTGGCCGAGGCTGGCATTCACACACTTGTGGAGAAGCCCATCGCCGCCAGCGCACCGGCTGGCCAACGGCTCGTTGATGCCTTCGCCGCCAAGGGCTTGGTGGGCGCTGTAGGACACATCGAGCGGTTCAACCCCGCTCTGCAGTCCCTGCGCAAGCGTATTGCCGACGGCGAACTGGGTGAGGTGTACCAGATTGCCACCCGCAGGCAGGGCCCGTTCNCTGCCCGCATTGCCGACGTGGGCGTGGTCAAGGATCTAGGAACCCACGACATTGATCTCACGGCTTGGCTGGCACAAAGCCGTTTTGAATCGATCTTTGCCCAGACCACCACCCGCAGCGGCCGCNCCCACGAAGACATGGTCGCCGCCACCGGAAAACTGGCCAATGGTGTCATCACCAACCACTTGGTCAATTGGCTTTCTCCCATGAAGGAGCGGCTGACAATTGTCACTGGAGAANAGGGCGCATTCGTGGCTGACACTGTCACCGCAGATCTGACCTTTNATGAAAATGGCACAGTAGCCACCCAATGGGACTCGATGGCAGCTTTTCGTGGCGTGTCCGAAGGCAACGTCACTCGGTTGGCCATCGCCAAACCGGAACCATTGCGCACCGAACACGAGGCGTTCCGTGACGCTGTTTTGGGTTTGAGCAACAATATTGTCACGATGGTCCAAGGACAGGACACGCTCGTAGTGGCCGAGGCTGTGCTGGAATCCTCCCGCACCAATAACAACGTAAGGATACGCTCTTAG
- a CDS encoding DegT/DnrJ/EryC1/StrS aminotransferase family protein, whose product MSQDFIPAAKPIIGAEERAAVDAVMASGMLAQGQQVADFETEFSQVLLDGRASIAVNSGTSGLHLGLXACGVGAGDEVIVPSFTFAATGNSVALTGATPVFADIELDHYNLDVAHVESLITDKTKGIMPVHLYGHPFAADAFVALADKYGIDLYEDAAQAHGAALNGKXVGTFGKFGMFSLYPTKNMTSGEGGMVSTSDATVERNLRLLRNQGMETQYQNELVGFNNRMTDLHASIGRVQLTKVMGWTKQRQDNARFLTANLEGVGTPKVAEGAEHVYHQYTIRVPQGRDELHTRLRSEFNIGSGVYYPVPNHRLPSFNRTEDLPNTEIAAKEVLSLPVHPSLTQDDLERIVSAVNTIVKGGA is encoded by the coding sequence ATGAGCCAGGACTTTATTCCCGCAGCGAAACCCATCATCGGGGCCGAAGAACGCGCAGCGGTCGACGCCGTCATGGCTTCGGGCATGTTGGCGCAAGGACAGCAGGTAGCCGACTTTGAAACGGAATTCTCTCAGGTTCTCTTGGACGGCCGTGCCAGCATCGCGGTGAACTCGGGCACCTCAGGCCTGCACCTGGGCCTTNTGGCGTGTGGTGTTGGTGCAGGAGACGAAGTGATTGTTCCTTCCTTCACCTTTGCCGCCACAGGCAACTCCGTAGCCTTGACTGGCGCCACGCCCGTCTTCGCTGACATTGAGTTGGATCATTACAATCTTGACGTGGCGCATGTGGAGTCTCTCATCACGGACAAGACCAAGGGCATCATGCCGGTGCACCTTTACGGGCATCCCTTTGCCGCCGATGCGTTCGTGGCGTTGGCGGATAAGTACGGCATTGACCTCTACGAGGACGCCGCGCAGGCTCACGGTGCAGCCCTGAACGGGAAANAAGTTGGCACCTTTGGAAAATTCGGGATGTTTAGCCTGTACCCCACCAAGAACATGACCTCAGGTGAAGGTGGCATGGTCTCAACCTCAGATGCCACTGTTGAGAGGAACCTGCGCCTGCTGCGAAACCAGGGCATGGAGACCCAGTACCAAAACGAGCTGGTTGGCTTTAACAACCGCATGACTGACCTGCACGCCTCCATCGGGCGGGTTCAGCTGACAAAGGTCATGGGGTGGACCAAGCAGCGTCAGGACAATGCTCGATTCCTCACCGCAAACCTTGAAGGCGTGGGAACGCCAAAGGTGGCCGAAGGTGCAGAGCATGTCTACCACCAGTACACCATTCGTGTTCCCCAGGGTCGCGACGAACTTCATACTAGGTTGCGCAGCGAATTCAACATTGGCTCCGGCGTTTACTATCCGGTCCCCAACCATCGTCTGCCCTCGTTCAACCGCACCGAAGACCTCCCGAATACGGAGATTGCGGCCAAAGAAGTGTTGTCCTTGCCGGTGCATCCCTCGTTGACACAAGATGATCTGGAACGCATTGTCTCGGCCGTGAATACGATCGTCAAGGGTGGTGCTTAA
- a CDS encoding acyltransferase, translating into MSYIAXSADVSELATLGEGTKIWHLAQVREDAVLGENCIVGRGAYVGTGVKSVXKHKIQNYALVYEPAVLGRXVFIGPAVVLTNDTYPRAVSPDGSLKSADDWVPVXVTIEDGASIGARAVCIAPLRIGRWATIAAGSVVTRXVPAFALMAGVPARRLGWVGKAGFPLKEDGDXWVCPETGAKYVQDSHFLKEAEEHA; encoded by the coding sequence ATGAGTTACATTGCCNCCAGTGCTGATGTGTCGGAACTGGCCACACTCGGTGAAGGCACTAAGATCTGGCACCTTGCACAAGTCCGCGAGGATGCTGTGCTGGGTGAGAATTGCATTGTTGGACGTGGCGCCTACGTTGGAACCGGCGTAAAATCGGTGANNAAACACAAAATTCAAAACTACGCGCTAGTGTATGAGCCAGCAGTTTTGGGTAGGNGTGTTTTCATTGGCCCGGCCGTTGTCCTGACCAATGACACCTATCCGCGGGCCGTCAGCCCCGACGGCTCCTTGAAAAGCGCCGACGACTGGGTGCCTGTGNGGGTCACGATTGAAGACGGCGCCTCCATTGGTGCCCGCGCTGTCTGCATTGCGCCGCTGAGAATTGGCCGTTGGGCCACCATCGCTGCCGGGTCCGTGGTGACCAGGNATGTGCCCGCCTTTGCCCTGATGGCAGGCGTTCCAGCACGCCGCCTGGGTTGGGTGGGCAAGGCTGGATTCCCGCTGAAGGAAGACGGCGATNTTTGGGTGTGCCCGGAAACGGGCGCAAAGTATGTTCAAGATTCACACTTCCTAAAAGAAGCAGAGGAACACGCATGA
- a CDS encoding nucleotide sugar dehydrogenase, which translates to MKIAVIALGKIGLPLAVQFASKGHEVVGVDVNQAVVDLVNAGIEPFPGEAHLQEKLQELVPAGKLRGTTDYAQAVXGADAVVLVVPLFVDSEANPDFGWMDGATAELARHLSPNTLVAYETTLPVGTTRTRWKPALEAGSGLVEGKDFHLVFSXERVLTGRVFADLRKYPKLVGGLSEAGAAKAIEFYEAVLDFDERPDLDRGNGVWDLGSAEASELAKLAETTYRDVNIGLANQFARFAAKTGIDIYQVIAASNSQPFSHIHQPGIAVGGHCIPVYPRLYLWNDPDATVVRAARAANADMPDYTIGLLEGAFGDLTGARVVVLGAAYRGXVKETAFSGVFDAVEAINRRGGTALVHDPLYTDVELTKLGFVPYHLGDPVDAAVVQADHTEYSELTPANLPGVKAFIDGRRVSSAQQWPGVTYRVIGKA; encoded by the coding sequence GTGAAGATTGCTGTTATCGCACTGGGTAAGATCGGCCTGCCGTTGGCAGTTCAGTTCGCATCCAAAGGTCACGAGGTGGTTGGTGTTGACGTCAATCAGGCCGTGGTGGATTTGGTTAATGCCGGCATTGAGCCGTTCCCCGGTGAGGCGCATCTTCAGGAAAAGCTCCAGGAGCTGGTCCCCGCCGGGAAACTTCGTGGCACCACGGACTACGCCCAGGCGGTCNCCGGGGCTGACGCTGTGGTGCTGGTGGTGCCGTTGTTTGTGGATTCTGAGGCCAACCCCGATTTTGGTTGGATGGATGGCGCCACGGCAGAGTTGGCCCGTCACCTGAGCCCGAACACCCTGGTTGCTTACGAAACAACGTTGCCGGTGGGAACCACGCGCACGCGCTGGAAGCCAGCGTTGGAAGCGGGTTCGGGATTAGTTGAGGGCAAGGACTTCCACCTGGTGTTTTCCNCGGAGCGTGTCCTGACAGGGCGTGTCTTTGCGGACCTGCGCAAGTACCCGAAACTGGTGGGTGGACTCTCCGAGGCAGGTGCCGCGAAAGCCATCGAGTTCTATGAAGCCGTTCTGGACTTTGATGAGCGTCCGGATCTGGACCGTGGCAACGGTGTCTGGGATCTTGGTTCGGCCGAAGCCTCCGAACTGGCGAAGTTGGCAGAGACCACTTACCGCGACGTCAACATCGGCTTGGCGAATCAATTTGCCCGGTTCGCGGCTAAAACTGGCATTGACATTTACCAGGTGATCGCAGCTTCCAACTCCCAGCCATTTAGCCACATTCACCAGCCGGGCATCGCCGTGGGCGGTCACTGCATCCCTGTCTACCCGCGCTTGTACCTGTGGAATGATCCCGACGCTACCGTAGTCCGCGCCGCCCGTGCTGCAAACGCAGACATGCCCGATTACACCATCGGATTGCTAGAAGGTGCCTTCGGGGACCTGACCGGAGCCCGCGTGGTGGTCCTCGGTGCAGCCTACCGCGGGNGAGTGAAGGAAACGGCCTTCTCCGGTGTGTTCGACGCCGTCGAAGCTATCAATCGCCGCGGCGGTACAGCACTGGTCCACGACCCCTTGTACACAGACGTGGAACTGACCAAGTTAGGTTTTGTGCCCTACCACTTGGGTGATCCCGTGGATGCGGCCGTGGTGCAGGCAGACCACACCGAATACTCTGAACTGACGCCAGCCAACCTGCCCGGCGTTAAGGCCTTCATTGATGGCCGCCGTGTCAGCTCTGCACAGCAGTGGCCGGGCGTCACGTACCGCGTCATCGGCAAGGCATAG